The DNA segment GCACTCCGGCGCCGCGCTGGAGGCGAGGCTCCAGGAGGTGCGCGCCCGCTACTTCGGCGCCGAGGCGGACATCATCGCCCAGGAGGAGGCGGCGGGCTTCTTCCGCTTCGAGCGCCCCCGGCAGTGGGGGCGCAACTGAGCCGCGGGCCTCAGGCCGCCTTGTTGAGCCACTCCTCGTAGGCGCGGTAGTCGTAGTCGCGGCCGAGGAAGGCGTGCACCAGGCGGGCCGCGTCGTCCGAGCCGCCCGGCTCCAGCACCTTGCGCCGGTACGCCTGCGCGGGGGCCGGGTCCAGCATCCCCTTCTGCTGGAACACCGTGAAGAGGTCCTTCGCGATGACCAGCGACCACATATACGTGTAGTAGTTGGACGAGTACCCCTCGAGGTGCCCGAAGGAGAGGTGGAAGTACGTGCCCTCCACATAGGGGAACGGCGTGTACTTGCTCTGCAGCTCGCGCACGAGCGCGGTGGCGTCCACGCTGCTCGGCTCCCGGCGGTACAGCTCCAGGCTGAGCGCGGCGTAGTACATCTGCTGCCGCACCCACAGGCCCTTGCCGAACTCCTCCGCGCGGCGCATGCGCTCCACCACCTCCGCGGGAATCGGCTCGCCCGTCTGGTAGTGACGGGCGAACGTCTGGAGGCTGGCGGTGTCGCGCGCCCACTCCTCCAGCATCTGCGAGGGGGCCTCCACGAAGTCCCACTCCGTGCGCACGCCGGACACGCCCGCCCAGCGCGTGTGGCCGCCGAAGATGTGGTGCAGCAGGTGGCCGAACTCGTGGAGGAACGTCTCCACGTCGTCGTGCTGCAGCAGCGCGGGCTCGGTGCCGGGCCGGGGGAAGTTGCAGATGAGCACGCCCTCGGGCAGCCGGCGGCCCGACTTGCCGCTGGTGAGGGTGAACTGGGCCGCGTGCTTGTACTTGTCCTCGCGCGGGTGCATGTCGAGGTAGAAGCGGCCGCGCAGCGCGGTGCCCTCCAGGACGTCGTAGGCCTCCACGTCCGGGTGCCACACCGCCGCGTCGGGCACCTTGCGGTAGGTGACGCCGAACAGGCGCGCCGTCAAATCCAGCATGCCCTGCTTCACGCGCGTGTACTCGTAGTAGGGCCGCACCACCTGCGAGTCGAAGGCGAACTGCTCCGCCTTCACGCGGTCCTCCAGGTAGGCCTGGTCCCACGGGTCCACCTTCTGGGCGCCGGGCACGTCGCGGCGCTTGCGCTCCAGGAGCATGGCGTAGTCGCGCTCCATGCGGGCGCCGGCTGCGTTGGAGATCTTCTCGATGAAGTCCGCGGCGGCCTTCTCGTCGCGAATCATCTTGTCCTCCGTCGCGTAGGCCGCCCAGTTGCGGTAGCCCAGCAGCGTGGCCAGCTCGTGGCGGCGGGCCACCATGCGCTGGAGGACATCCGCATTGGAGGGGTGGCCGCGCATGCGGAACAGGCGCCACATCTGCTCGCGGGACTTCGCGTCGCGCGAGTACGTCATGAACGGGATGATGTCCGGGTAGTCCGTGGTGATGCGCACCATGCCGTCCGGCCCGGGCGGGTGGGCACGCACGTAGTCGTCGGGCAGGCCGTCCAGGGCGGACGGCGGCAGGCTGCCGGTGCGCGTGTCCTGGAGCATGTTGCGGCTGAACTCCTGGCCGATGCGGACCAGCTCCTCCTGGAGCTCCTTCACGCGCGTGCGGGTGGCCTCGTCGCGGTCCACGCCGGCGCGGCGGAAGTCACGCAGCACCTTCTCCATCCACTTGCGCGTGGCGGCGTCCTCGCCGGACAAATCCAGCGAGGCGAGCACGTCGTAGACGCCCCGGTCCATGCGGATGTCGTTGCCGAGCGTCTCCAGCGCCTGCTCGGCGGCCTCGGAGGCCTCGCGCATGGCGGCCTCCGGGTGGGCATGGCGGACCACGCTGGCGCGGGAGCTGGCGTCATCGAGGGCGGCCATCGACTCGTCGTACAGCTCGAGCACGTCGCGCACGACGAAGGGGGGCCTGAGGGACTTGAGACGGGCAATGCCGGCGCGGGCGGCGGCCATCGCTTCCTCACCGGAGCGGCGGAACTCGGCCGGCGGGCAGGTGATGAGGCGGGCGGCGTCGGGAACTGGGGTCTCTGACACTGTCTGCTCCTGGACTTGATGACAGGGAAGGTAGGGCCGCAAAGGTAATGCGCCCGCTCGCTGGGGGCAGCAGCCTTCGCGGGCTGGAAAGCAGGAGGCCGCCCTGGCGTGCAGGTGCCAGGGCGGCCTCCGTGGAATTCTGGTCGTTTCAGCGGCTCACGGCTGTTCGGTGCTGCTCGTCGAGCTCTGCGGCTGGCGCACCGTCCGGACGATGAAGTCCGTCGCGTTGTTGTCCGTGTCCGCGCCATTGCCCCGGAGCGAATCGGACCCACCCTCCATGGTGGTCGCCGTGGACGAGGGCAGCGCCTTGCGCTCCAGGCTGCCACCGGCGGCCGGGTGGAACGGGCCGACGGTGCCTTCCGGCTGGTTGCCGGTGCCATAGGCCAGCCGGTCCACCGGGACGTCCGAGACGCTGGCGGTGAGCCCTGGGCCGATGCGGACATGGCCACCGCCCGTGGTGGAGGCCGACGTGTCTTGCGAGTACGTCAGGTCCGGGGTCGCGCTCCCGGTGTAGTGGGTGTGCGCGAGGAGGTAGTAGCCATGGGCCCGGATGAACGTGTTCGGGGGGATGGTGGCGATGCTCGCATAGCTCGATCCCGTGGCCGACTTGTACTGCACCAGCCAGCCCCCGATGTTCACGGCCGCGCTCGTCGGGTTGTAGAGCTCGATGAACTCGTCCGTCTGCACCGTGGTCGCCGTGCCGGCACCGCGCCCGCTGAACTCGCTGATGACCACGTGGTTGGCCACCGGGTACGCGTTCACCGTCACCGTGCCGTAGTCCGCCGGGTTGCCCGGGCCGACGACGCCCTGCTGGTCGCAGTAGGCCCACTGGTCCGCACCGGCCGGCCCGCGCGTGAAGCGGTAGCGGAAGCCGTAGACGTAGCTGCCGGGCGTGGTGATGTTCAGCGTCGCCATCGTCTCGTCGTCGTTGCTGCCCCCCGGCACGTCGTAGCCCGGGTTGAACGGCGCGGGCGCCCACGTCCAGGACTCCGGAGCGCCGGGGTCCGTGCCGTAGCCCAGCTCGGCGACGATGAACGGGAAGTTGTCGTTGCCCCGCTGATGCCGGTTGGTCACCTGGTCGTCGTAAAACCGGCTGTAGAGGGGCTGCGGCGTGTTGATGAAGATGGGCGCCGGAATCGTCTTCGGGGACTGGATGACGCAGTAGTCCACCGGCGGGTTGATGGCCACGGCGCACGTCTCGTTGGGACTGCCCCCCGTGCCCCGGTCAGGGTTGCCCGGGTGGACCGTGGTGGCCGAACACCAGTACCAGGGGTACTGGCGCGCGGCGGTGCCCACCACCACCGAGGACAGTTGCAGGGAGCGGCCCGTCGACTGCGGGAAGAAGGACGTGTACACGAAGTCGTCCACCAGGGTGCCGCCCATCTGGACGGTGAGGCGCCCCCCGGTTTCGAAAGCCATGGTGGGGGGGATGGCGTAGTCCGCCGGCACGCCGTTGGCCCACATGTCCAGTCTGTGCGCGATGACGAAGGTCCTCCCTGGGGCGACGATGCGCGGCTGGCCTGCCGGGGACTGCACGGTGAAGCTCGTCACCTCGCCCGAGCGATTCTCGTAGGCAATGACGATGCCGGTCACGTCGAGCAACTGGCTCGTCACGTTGGTGAACTCGATGTACTGGGAGTAGCCCGGGCTGGGCGTGGTCATCAGCTCGGTGACGACCAGCTGCCCCGCCGTCGGCGGAGACGCGGTGTCGCAGGCGCCCTCGAAGCAGACCCCACCTGGGCCGGGGCAGGTCGAGCGCACGGGATTGTCGCTGCACACCCCGTTGCCGTTCTGCACGACACACGTCGACTCCCACGTGTAGATGCTCCGCTGGTCCGGGTCGCACTCCGCGGGCGGAGGCGTGCAGACGACGCCGCTGCAGGGGCCCAGCACGTCGACGGAGGCGAGCGTCAGGGTGCTGCCGTTGCCGGCGCCGTCGAAGCTGCGCAGCCCGAAGTACCAGGTTGCCTCCGCGTTGGGCAGCGTCACGGTGGCCACCTCGTCGGAGCCCTGGGGCAGTGGCGGAGTGGTGGAGATGCGGGTCGCCGCGCCGAAGTTGACGTCGTCGATGGGCTCGGGGCTGTAGCGCAGCTCGTAGCTCGCGGCCCGGCCGGTGTTGCCGTCATCCCCCGGGGCCCGCCACGTCAGGCGGACCGTCGTGTTGTCCACCAGGCTCGCCGTGAGCGGGGCCGCCGCGGGCGCCGTCGGGTCGGTGACGACGAGCGTGGCATCAATCGTCGGAATCCGAGCGTCCTCCGTGCGCACGAGGAGCATGTAGTCCCCTTCCTGACTCACGGTGAGGTCGCTGAAGACGGCCACGCCATCCACCGGGTTCACGGTCAGCGTGCCGCCCACCGTGGCGCCAGCAGGCCCGGACAGCACCACCGTCACCGCTGGCATGGTGACCGGAGGGGTGTTGTCGAAGTCGTCGCGCAGGGCCACCCGCGTGGGGGCCAGCGTCTGGCCCGCGATGCCCGTGCCCGGCGAGTCCACGAGGAAGATGCGCGTGGGCGGCCCCGCCTCCACCGTGACGTCCTCCGTCTCGGACACATTGAGGTCGAAGTCCGTGAAGGAGACGGTCTGCGGGCCCGCGGTCCTCAGCGTGACGCGGAAGAGGAACTCGCCGTTGTCCGCGGCGGTGAACGTGTGCGGCTCCATCGGCCCCGGGTTCTGGTCCGAGGTGGCGCTGTACACCGTCCCCGTGTAGTTCGTCTTCCGGTTGCCGAAGCCGTCATACGCGGTGACGACGAAGCCGAGGGCCTGGCCGGCGACGACGGACCCCGGCGGCCGAACCGCCCGCAGCTCACCGAGCGCGGCCGGCTGCACCACCACGGCCTCGCGGGCCTGGAGCCCGGGCCCCGCCACCTCCTCCGCGATGAGCTCGCTGTTCCGCGCGGCGGTGAACGTCACGCTGAAGGTGTGGCGGCCCGCGTCCGCCTCGGTGAACGCGTAGTTGGCGGGCACGGTGGCCTGGGCGTCGCCAGGAATCCGGAAGCCCACCGTGCCCCGGTAACCCGAGACACGGTTGTCGAAGCCGTCCAGCAGCGTCACCGTCGCTTCCACCGCCGCACCCGCGACGGGCGTGGCGGTGGACAGCGCCAGCGACATGCGCACCAGCGCCCCCGGCGCCACGCGCGTCTCCACCGTGACGCTCAGTCCCGTCCCGCCCTGCTCCGTCACGGTGACGGAGCGCACGCCGGAGGTCCGCAGCGTCACGGGGAATGCGTGCTGGCCGCCGTCCTGTGCGGGAACGAAGGTGTAGTCGGCCGGGAGCACCGCCTGGGCATCGTTCGACGTGAAGTGCACCGTGCCGGCGTACCCGGTGACGAGGTTGCCGAAGCGGTCTCTCGCGCGGAGGGTGAGCTGATTCTGGGTCCCCGCCGTCACGTCCGCGGGCAGGCCCGCCAGCTCGAAGGCTTCGGCGGTGGCGCTCGCCACCTCCACGTCCAGCGAGTCGGTGAGCAGCGCATCGCCCGCATCCACCACCGTCACCCGCCGGAGGCCGGTGGAGACCAGCACCACGCCGCTGAAGACATGGCGGCCCGCGTCCTGCGCGGTGAATATGTGGTCGCCCGGCAGGCTCGCCCGCGCATCATCCGACGTGAAGTGCACCGTGCCGGTGTAGCCGGTGGCCACGTTGTCGAAGGCGTCGCGCGCCGTCACCTCCAGGCTGCCCGCGACGCCCGCGGTGACGGGCGCCACCAGGCCGGTGAGCGCCAGGGTGACGGCCGCGCCCGGAGCGATGGTGAGCGGGTTGCTCTCCACCGGCTCCAGCCCGTTGGCGGTGGCGGAGAAGCGGTGCGTACCCGCGGCCTCCACGCGCAGGCCGTTGAACGTGGCAATGCCGTTGACCGCCGCGACGGTGACGGGCTGGAACGTCCCGGAGCCCACGAGCGCCAGCGTCACCGGCGAGGTCGCCGTGGTGACGACGTCGCCGTTCGCATCCAGCAGGGAGACGCGCACGGCCGGCAGCTCGGCGCCCGCGTTGCCGCCCACGGGCTGCGTGGAGAAGACGACCTGCGCCACGTCCGCGTTGCGCGTCTGGACCTCGAGGCTGGCGGAGCGGGCGGACTGGCCCTGGTTGTCCGTCACGCGGAGCGCCACGTGGTAGGAGGTGCTCGGCAGCAGTCCGGAGAGGGTGGCGGACTCAGAGGTGCCCGGCGCAGCGGGGTTGCCCACGCCCGCGACTGGGGTGGCCGCGGTGAACTCGGCGTCGGTGGTGATGGGGCTCAGCGAGTAGCGCACCTCCTGGGCGGTCGCCGTGCCCTCGTGGCCGTCGTCACCCACGGCAAGCCACGTCACCGTGGCGCCGCGGGCCGTGGTTGCACCCGCCGACAGCGTGGGCCGGGCCGGGGGCACGTCGTCCGCGATGGTGATGGCCGTGCTGGTGGCGAGGGAGAGCCCGCTCGCGGAGGCGCGCAGCTGGAAGCTCCCTTCCTCCGTCACCCGGAGGTTCGTGAAGGAGGCCACGCCATCCACCGGAGCCACCTCGGTGACGCCCGCGAGGCCGTTACCGCCCTGCTCCAGCGCCACCGTCACCGCGGGCGCGCCCACGGCGGCCCAGTTCCCGAAGGCGTCCTCGAGCGCCACCGTCACGGTGGCCAGCGTCGCGCGCACGGAGGCGCTCTCGGGGACGGAGGTGAAGGCCAGCGCCCGGGCCTCCGCCGCCACCACGCCCACGTCCTGGCCCACCGTCAGCGCGGCGGTGGCGCCGTCCTGCACGGTGACGCGCTGGCTGCCCGCGCGCTTCAGGGAGAGGCCGGTGAAGGTGAAGCGGCCCGCGTCCTCCGCCGTGAAGGCGTGGGCGGCCGGCAGGCCGGCGGTGGCGTCCGTGGACGTCACGGCCAGCGTGCCGGTGTAGCCGGTGGCCACGTTGCCGAATGCGTCGCGCGCCGTCACCTGGGCGCTCAGGGCGACGCCAGCAGGGGTGACGACGGGCAGGCCGGACACCTCGAGAGAAGTCGCGGCAGCGGGCGCGACGGCGAACTCGGGACTGGCGGCGCCCTCCAGGCCGGCGGCCTCCACGTCGAGCCGGTAGCCGGTGCCCGCCTTCTTCAGCACCGTCTCCGTGAACCGGGCCACGCCGGCCACGGCATTGACCGTCAGCGTGCCCTCCAGCGCGGCGTCACCGGGGCCCGCAGCCAGCGACAGCGTCACCGCGTCCGTGGCGCTCGCCACGGTGCGGCCCGCGGCGTCCCGCAGCACCACCTCCAGGCCGCCGATGGGCGCACCGGCCGAGGCCGACAGCGCCGTGGCGGTGAAGGCCAGCCGCGTGGGGCGCCAGGCCGTGAAGTCGATGACGGGGCGCGTGGCCAGCACCACCGGGCCGCCGTCGGACTCCACGGAGACCGTCACCGTCTTCGCTCCCGCGCGCGTGGACACCACGGAGGCCGTGGTGCGGCCCTGGGCATCCGTCCGCGACGTGGGCTGCGTCACGGTGTTGCCCTCGCCGGACACCTCCACATTCACGGTGCGGCCCTCGATGGGCGTGCCGTCCTGCTGCTTCACGGTGATGGTGATGCCCACCGCGTCCAGGCCGCTGGCCACCTGCGATGCCCGGCCCACCTCCACCAGCGACAGCGCCGCATCCGGCAGCGGCTTCGTCGGCGGCGGATTCGGCGGAGTGGAACCACCGCCACAGCCCAGGCCGAAGGCCAGGCACATCACACTCAGCCCCAGCAGACGGGCGAGCGGCACGAGACGACGGGACATGGATTCTCCGGGAGCGAGCACACCCGCGCTTGGACGTCCCCCCGCGGGGTTGCATCAGCTTGTACCAGACATTCCCACACGGAGAGTAGTGTCCGGCCGTAATCTTGCGCCCCCAATGAAATTCCTTGAGGGCGCCGGAGTCCCTGAGTCCGTCGTTCCGCGGGGTTACATGAGGGCGGCCATGAGGGCGCCGCCGCCCAGGAGGGACTGCCCGCCGTCGCACACCATGATGGAGCCGGTGATGTACGAGGCGGCATCCGAGGCGAGGAAGAGCGCGAGCTGGGCGATGTCGTCCTTCTTGCCGAAGCGCTGCAGGGGCAGGGCCTGGATGATCTTCTGCTTGCCCTCCTCGTTGGGGGCGAGCCGGCGCATGCCCTCGGTGTCGTCGATGGGGCCGGGGGTAATCGCGTTCACCCGCACGCCGGAGCCACCCCACTCGATGGCGAGCACGCGGGTGAGCATGTCCACGCCCGCCTTGGCGGCGCACACGTGGGCCTGCATGGCCATGGGCAGGTAGGCCTGGGGCGCTGAGATGTTGATGAGGCAGGCGCCGGGCTTGCGCAGGTGGTCGAAGGCGGCGCGGCTGATGTTGAAGGTGCCCAGCACGTCGATGTCCATGACGGCCTTGAAGCCGTTGGAGGACATGCCCAGCGCGGGCGCGGGGAAGTTGCCGGCCGCGCCGCACACGACGATGTCCAGCTCACCGAAGGCGTCGCGCACCGTCTGGAGCGCCTTCTCCACGGCGGCGTAGTCGCGCACGTCGGCGGCCACGCCCATGGCGGAGCCGTGGGCCTGGAGGCCCTTCACCGCGCCCTCCAGCTTCTCCACGTTGCGGCCGTTGATGGCGACCTTGGCGCCCGCCTTCACGAAGGCCTCGGCGATACCGAGGTTGATGCCACTGCTGCCGCCAGAAATGAACGCCGTCTTGCCCGCGAGCAGCCCGTTCCGGAACACGCCATCTGCCATGACTCGTCTCCTGTGGAAGCGACCAGGCGCGGACTTGAACAGAAGCTGCCGCACCGCGCCATGGCCTTCACGTGGCGGACGGCGGGTACGGGTTGGCTGTGTTAGAGGACGCAACATGACCCGCCGTCGTCCCGAAATCCTCGCCCCCGCGGGGGACCTCGACTCGATGAAGGCCGCGCTGGCCAGTGGCGCGGATGCCGTCTACTTCGGCCTGGACGAGGGCTTCAACGCGCGGGCCCGCGCGGAGAACTTCTCGCTCGCCACCCTGCCCCAGACGCTGGCGCTCGTGCACCGCGCCGGGGCGCGGGCGTACCTGACGCTGAACACGCTGGTCTTCGAGCCGGAGCTGCCGGTGGTGGAGGACATCCTCCGGCGCGTGGCCGCGGCGGGCGTGGACGCGCTCATCGTCCAGGACCCGGCGATTGCGCTGGTGGCGCGTGCGGTGTGCCCCCAGATGGAGGTCCACGCCTCCACGCAGATGACGATTTCGAGCGCGGAGGGCGCGCGCTTCGCCCGGGGGCTGGGCGCCACCCGGGTGGTGGTGCCGCGCGAGCTGTCGGTGGCGGAGATTCGCCGGCTGGCGTCGGAGACGGACATCGAGCTGGAGGTCTTCATCCACGGGGCGCTCTGCATGTCGTGGAGCGGGCAGTGCCTCACCAGCGAGGCGTGGGGCGGGCGCTCCGCCAACCGCGGGCAGTGCGCGCAGTCCTGCCGGCTGCCGTATGACCTGGTGGTGGACGGCCAGACGCGCGAGCTGGGAGACGTGCAGTACCTCCTCAGCCCCAAGGACCTGGCCGGAGTCATGGCGGTGCCGCAGCTGGTGGACATCGGCGTGCACTCGCTGAAGATCGAGGGCCGGCAGAAGGGGCCGCAGTACGTGGCCACGGCGGTGCAGGGCTACCGGCGCTGGGTGGACGGCGTGGCGGCGGGGAAGCCGGACGCGGGCGCGCTGCGCAAGGACCTGGCCGACATGACGCTGTCGTACAGCCGGGGCTTCTCGCACGGCTTCTTCGCGGGCTCGGACCACCAGACGCTGGTGGAGGGCCGCTTCCCCAAGCACCGCGGCGCGTACCTGGGCCGGGTGGAGTCGGTGCACGGGCGCGACGTGCGCGTGGTGGATGACCCGGAGGGACGCCCCTGGACGGGCGCGCTGGGGCACGAGGCCACGAAGGCGCGCCCGGCCTCGCCCGAGGGCAAGGTGTCCTCGCCGCTGGAGGGCGCCGCGCCGGTGGCGGCCGAGCTGTCCCCGCGCCCCGGCATGGGCGTGGTGTTCGACGCGGGCCATCCGGAGGACAAGCACGAGCCGGGCGGGCCGCTGTTCCGCGTGGAGCGCAAGGGGCGCGGCTGGGTGCTGGGCTTCGGCAACCCGGGGCCGGACCTCGCGCGCGTGGCGCCGGGCCAGCGCGTCTGGGTGACGAGCGACCCTTCGCTGGCGAAGCGCACGGAGGAGCTGCTGGCACAGGGCGAGCCCGAGGGCCGCGTGCCGCTGGAGCTGACGGTGTCCGGCGCGGCCGGGGCGCCGCTGGCGGTGACGGGGCGGGCGCGCGGCGGGCACGTGTGCGCGGTGACGAGCGAGGTGCCGCTGGCGGAGGCGCGCGGCGGGGGCATGGACGCGGCGCTGCTGCGGGACAAGCTGGCGGCGCTGGGCGGGACGCCCTTCCACCTGGCGGGGCTGGACGCGTCCGGGCTGGCGCCGGGGCTGCACCTGCCGGTGTCGGAGCTGAAGGCGCTGCGGCGCAGGCTGGTGGCGGAGCTGGCGGAGGCCGTCGCGCGCGGGCCGGTGCGCACGGTGCGCGAGGGCTCGGTGCTGGACGGGCTGCGCACGTCGCTGCGGGAGAAGGTGGCAGCGGCGGGTATGTCAGCGCGCGAGCACGTCACGGCGGCGCCCGCGCCGGAGGCCCCGGGGAGCTCAACGCCGGGGCGCTCGCCGGAGGCCGGGCGGCTTTTGCCGCTGTGCCGGACGGACGAGCAGTTGGAGGCCGTCATCGCCGCAGGGCTGCCCGAGGTGGAGCTGGACTGGATGGAGCTGGTGGGCCTGCAGCGCGCGGTGGAGCGGGCGCGGGCGGCGGGGCTGCGGGTGACGATTGCGACGGTGCGCGTGCAGAAGCCCGGCGAGGAGGGCTACGACGCGCGCATCGCGAAGCTGAAGCCGGACGCGGTGCTGGTGCGGCACTGGGGCGCGATGATGCACTTCCTGGAGCGCCCTCCCGCGCCCGGGGAGGCCCGGCCCGCGCTGCATGGCGACTTCTCGCTGAACGTCACCAACTCGGTGACGGCGCTGCACCTGCTGGGACTGGGGCTGGACACGCTGACCTTCGCCCACGATTTGGACGCGGTGCAGCTGGGGGCCATGCTGGAGCACCTGCCGGCGGAGCGCTTCACGGTGACGCTGCACCACCACATCTCGACGTTCCACACGGAGCACTGCGTGTACTCGCACACGCTGTCGCACGGGCGCGACTACCGCAGCTGCGGGCGGCCGTGTGAGAAGCACCGCGTGTCGCTGAGGGACCACAAGGGGCTGGAGCACCCGGTGGTGGTGGACGTGGGGTGCCGCAACACGGTGTTCAACGCGCAGGCGCAGAGCGCGGCGTCGCTGGTGCCCCGGCTGCTGGAGCGCGGGGTGAAGCGCTACCGGGTGGAGTTCGTGCGCGAGTCGCGTGACGAGGCCGCGCGCGTGCTGGCCGCGTACCAGGACCTGCTGGCGGGGAAGATTGGCCCGGCGGAGGCGGTGCGCCGGGCGGCGGTGCACGAGCAGTTCGGCGTGACGAAGGGCACCATGAAGGTGCTCAACCCCACGTTCACCGTGCAGCGCTGACAGTGAGCAGTGCGCCCCGGGTCAGTCCTGAGGCGTGCGGCGGGAGAAGCGCAGCACGGCGCGGAACACGTCCTCCACCGCGTCGGCGTCCACCTTGTGCTCCGAGGCCCACTGGCGCCGCACCTCCAGCAGGCTCTTCTCCCGGCCCATGTCAGGCAGGGGCAGGCCGTGCTCCGCCTTCACCTTCGCTGCCTGCTGGACCAGGCGTGCGCGCCGGGCCAGCAACTCCACCAGCTCTCGGTCCAGGACGTCGATGCGCTCGCGGACCTCGCTCAGTCCGGGCGGCGTGGGGATGGCCTCGGACGCCGCGGGGCTGGCCGATGCCCGCGAGGCCTCGAGCTCCAGGTGCAGTCGCGTGAGCGCATCCATCAGCCCCACGCGCGCGTCCCGGCCGTAGGGATTCTCCGACTGCACGACGCCGAGCAGGTGCGGCACCTCCTGGCGTGCGTACTCCACCAGGCGGGCAATGGGCTGGAAGCTCGGCGGCGCGAAGGGGAGGTCCTTGCCGGCCTCCGCTCGCGCCAGGCCGTGTGCCAGGAAGAACGTGAGGACGTGCGTGCGCGCCATCAGCCCGTCGTGCGCATCCGGCGACATCTCCGTCACCTCGCACCCCAGTCGCTCGAACAGCGCCCGGGCCCGCCGTACGGCGTCGGGGTGGAGCTCGTTCGGGCACACGACGGTGCGCAGCGGGCGGTCGCCTCGCGCGAGGCTGGCCGGGCCGAAGAGCGGGTGCGTGCCGGCCCAGGGGATGTCGCGCCCGAGCACGGAGGCGAGCACCTGCACGGGCTTCACCTTCACGCTGCCTACGTCGAGCACGGCCTGCCCGGGTGACAGGTGCGGGCGGAGCTCCTCCAGCGTCGCGCGCATGGCAGACACCGGCATGGCGAGCACGACGAGCCCCGCTCCGGCGAGCACCTCCGGGAGCGAGCTCGCGCGGAGCGTGGGAGGCACCTCGGCCTGCCGGGGGTCGAGCACCCGGTGCGCAACACCGGCCTCCAGCAACAGTCCCGACAGGGCACGGCCGAAGCGGCCATAGCCCAGCAACGCGATGCGCTCCGTCATTTCGCCAGGCTCCAGATGCACGTGCAGGAAGAGGTACAGATCCTCGCATCGGCATGTTCCTGGCGAAAGCCCCCCTGCCCTTCAGAGCAGCTCGCGCTTCAGGTACAGCCGGGTCAGGTTCGCGCCAGGCAGCGTCTCGGTCGTAACCGACACCAGCTCCCAGCCCTGCTGCCCCTGGGCTTGAAGCCACTCCCAGATGTTCTCGCAAGTCCCAGCACCGGAGCCTCCCGCCTTCATGGCCACTTCGACAGGGTCCTTCCCGGCCCATTTCCCATTCACGAACGTGACCTTCCCCTCCTGTGACTGCCCACAGAGATACTCGAACCGGCGCGAAAACATGGAGGGCTCCTCTTGTCGGGGTTGCTCTCAACGACCCTGGAAGCGGGGAGGCCGGCGCTCGGCGAAGGCGGTGAAGGCCTCGGCGAGGTCATGCGACTGGAGGAACGCGGAGTTCCACACCGCCACGTAGCGCAGGCCGTCGGCCACGGACTTGTCTGCGCAGTACTCCATCACCTGCTTGGCGCCCTGGACGACGAGCGGCGGGTTGTCGGCGACGCGCCGCGCGGTGGCCCGCGCCTCGGTGAGCAGCGCTTCCGGCGTGGGGAACACCTCGTTGACGAGTCCCATCCGCAGTGCCCGCGCGGAGTCCACGTCTCCGCCGGTGTACGCCAGCTCGCGCGTGTTGCCTTCGCCGATGATGCGCGGCAGGCGCTGGAGCGCGCCGAGGTCCGCGACGATGCCGACCTTCACCTCGCGCAGGGAGAACTTCGCGTCCTGCGAGCAGTACCGGAAGTCACACGCTGCGATGAGGTCCATGCCGCCACCGATGCACCAGCCGTGCACCGCGGCGATGACGGGCTTGCGGCAGCGGGCGAGGCCCTCGGTGGCCTGCTGCATCTCCCCGATGAGCTTGAGCAGCTTCAGCCGCTCCAGGGCCAGGTTGCCCTCACCGGTGAGGAGGGGCCCGAGGGACTCCATCATCCCCATGAGGTCCAGGCCGTAGGTGAAGTTCGGGCCGTCGCCGCGCACGAGCACCACGCGCACGGAGTCATCCGCGTCCAGGGCCCGGATGGCCTCGGGCATCTCCCGCCAGAAGTCGGGCCCCATGGCGTTGCCCTTGCCCGGGCCGGTGAGCACCAGCTCGGCGACGCCCTCACCCTTCTCGATGCGCAGCGACTTGTACGTGCCGTCCATCCGTTCCTCCTCAGCGAGTTTCCAGCTCCTGAAACGTCACGCCATCCAGTCCCAGACCTGCCACCGCATCAACGAAGCGTTCACTGACGATGAC comes from the Pyxidicoccus xibeiensis genome and includes:
- a CDS encoding lamin tail domain-containing protein codes for the protein MSRRLVPLARLLGLSVMCLAFGLGCGGGSTPPNPPPTKPLPDAALSLVEVGRASQVASGLDAVGITITVKQQDGTPIEGRTVNVEVSGEGNTVTQPTSRTDAQGRTTASVVSTRAGAKTVTVSVESDGGPVVLATRPVIDFTAWRPTRLAFTATALSASAGAPIGGLEVVLRDAAGRTVASATDAVTLSLAAGPGDAALEGTLTVNAVAGVARFTETVLKKAGTGYRLDVEAAGLEGAASPEFAVAPAAATSLEVSGLPVVTPAGVALSAQVTARDAFGNVATGYTGTLAVTSTDATAGLPAAHAFTAEDAGRFTFTGLSLKRAGSQRVTVQDGATAALTVGQDVGVVAAEARALAFTSVPESASVRATLATVTVALEDAFGNWAAVGAPAVTVALEQGGNGLAGVTEVAPVDGVASFTNLRVTEEGSFQLRASASGLSLATSTAITIADDVPPARPTLSAGATTARGATVTWLAVGDDGHEGTATAQEVRYSLSPITTDAEFTAATPVAGVGNPAAPGTSESATLSGLLPSTSYHVALRVTDNQGQSARSASLEVQTRNADVAQVVFSTQPVGGNAGAELPAVRVSLLDANGDVVTTATSPVTLALVGSGTFQPVTVAAVNGIATFNGLRVEAAGTHRFSATANGLEPVESNPLTIAPGAAVTLALTGLVAPVTAGVAGSLEVTARDAFDNVATGYTGTVHFTSDDARASLPGDHIFTAQDAGRHVFSGVVLVSTGLRRVTVVDAGDALLTDSLDVEVASATAEAFELAGLPADVTAGTQNQLTLRARDRFGNLVTGYAGTVHFTSNDAQAVLPADYTFVPAQDGGQHAFPVTLRTSGVRSVTVTEQGGTGLSVTVETRVAPGALVRMSLALSTATPVAGAAVEATVTLLDGFDNRVSGYRGTVGFRIPGDAQATVPANYAFTEADAGRHTFSVTFTAARNSELIAEEVAGPGLQAREAVVVQPAALGELRAVRPPGSVVAGQALGFVVTAYDGFGNRKTNYTGTVYSATSDQNPGPMEPHTFTAADNGEFLFRVTLRTAGPQTVSFTDFDLNVSETEDVTVEAGPPTRIFLVDSPGTGIAGQTLAPTRVALRDDFDNTPPVTMPAVTVVLSGPAGATVGGTLTVNPVDGVAVFSDLTVSQEGDYMLLVRTEDARIPTIDATLVVTDPTAPAAAPLTASLVDNTTVRLTWRAPGDDGNTGRAASYELRYSPEPIDDVNFGAATRISTTPPLPQGSDEVATVTLPNAEATWYFGLRSFDGAGNGSTLTLASVDVLGPCSGVVCTPPPAECDPDQRSIYTWESTCVVQNGNGVCSDNPVRSTCPGPGGVCFEGACDTASPPTAGQLVVTELMTTPSPGYSQYIEFTNVTSQLLDVTGIVIAYENRSGEVTSFTVQSPAGQPRIVAPGRTFVIAHRLDMWANGVPADYAIPPTMAFETGGRLTVQMGGTLVDDFVYTSFFPQSTGRSLQLSSVVVGTAARQYPWYWCSATTVHPGNPDRGTGGSPNETCAVAINPPVDYCVIQSPKTIPAPIFINTPQPLYSRFYDDQVTNRHQRGNDNFPFIVAELGYGTDPGAPESWTWAPAPFNPGYDVPGGSNDDETMATLNITTPGSYVYGFRYRFTRGPAGADQWAYCDQQGVVGPGNPADYGTVTVNAYPVANHVVISEFSGRGAGTATTVQTDEFIELYNPTSAAVNIGGWLVQYKSATGSSYASIATIPPNTFIRAHGYYLLAHTHYTGSATPDLTYSQDTSASTTGGGHVRIGPGLTASVSDVPVDRLAYGTGNQPEGTVGPFHPAAGGSLERKALPSSTATTMEGGSDSLRGNGADTDNNATDFIVRTVRQPQSSTSSTEQP
- a CDS encoding SDR family oxidoreductase; this translates as MADGVFRNGLLAGKTAFISGGSSGINLGIAEAFVKAGAKVAINGRNVEKLEGAVKGLQAHGSAMGVAADVRDYAAVEKALQTVRDAFGELDIVVCGAAGNFPAPALGMSSNGFKAVMDIDVLGTFNISRAAFDHLRKPGACLINISAPQAYLPMAMQAHVCAAKAGVDMLTRVLAIEWGGSGVRVNAITPGPIDDTEGMRRLAPNEEGKQKIIQALPLQRFGKKDDIAQLALFLASDAASYITGSIMVCDGGQSLLGGGALMAALM